The nucleotide window TGACATTACCTCATAGTGATAATTTTTCTGATTTGTCATGAAAGCAGTCTTAGGGGCGTCCAAAGGatccattttgatttgattgtaaccGGAATAGGCGTCCATAAAACTCAAGGTTTTGTATCCGGCGGCGTTGTCTATCAGGTGATCTATATTTGGTAAGGGGTATGGATCTTTAGGGCACGCCATATTCAAGTGTTTGTAATCCACGCACATTCTCCACTTTCCCGAAGATTTTTTCACCAGAACAGTATTCGCGAGCCACGTAGGGTATTTGATTTCACTGATGAAATATGCTTCCTTTAATTTTCTCACCTCTTCATCCACtgcttttctcttttcttcacCCATTTTTCGCTTCTTCTGCATCACCAGTTTCACAGAAGGGTTAACCGCCAGAAGATGACAAGCCACTTTAATATCAATTCCAGGCATATCAGATGGGGCCCACGCAAATAGGTCGGAGTTTTCTTGTAAAAGTTAAACCAAGTTTTCTTCTTCAGCTATCTCAAGTGAGGTTCCGATCTTAGTGGTTTGATGATGACCTGGTCCGATCCTGATATCTTTTAAGTCTTCAAATGGTTCTACCCGCTCCTGTTGATAATCTTCCTGGGGATCTAGGTCAATGAGATTTATGCTGAGTGTTTCGCTGCTCTTCACTCCAAGTCTAAGGCTGGCATGATAACATTCTCGTGCTATCTTtgaaggtaaatcgacataTACAGAATAAGCAGCagaataaaattttcgatttactttccttggatcattacgaattggaacttgaaccagtgattcgattgttaccttgAAAGATTAGTCTGAAACGATCGGTGGAATCTGCGAaccggaatcacgatcacagccaagcaaaCAGCAGAGTCTCtatcaagtccacacgaacagtgctcctccaaaacctcggtgctagccaagaagacggaagtGAGAGAACTAGGGTTTCTGCGAAGAATACGTAACcgcaaactattgcactagggttctatttatataactccttatgtgctttgcaagtcaaactcgtttttgacttcactaagcccaatacgagtttagcAAATTTTGCTAAACCATTAGCATTATTCactaagcgcaccctttatataagtcatacttatacatatctcttttgactgctctttgtgtgtgaccctttaggttctagtcacgttggcaatgatattaaatctaatatttaataccataaacaatgagcggtatctagcaacacatcattgctacccaagtgacaagaatgtcaagtgatctgacgaaacctttcatgataacaCATAggtgtataattactcctttgtcacaatatcttcattgatcccaaggcatagatagtgtcacccttgtatagatcaatgtttatttatcttgattccgaaatatactatttaacgaataagtccaatatcttatattgacttagttcggcatggccatgcatatttatagtcatatttcatcaagaggcctaaagatatatctcctgtttatgaggagggacaaatcccatctaggacactcatgaccctcagcatgattcatcaactgcccatcaaccaacgttattgttatccttttacagacaacgttagaatggcaacaaagcacttgagtccacatctagagatcatagtggtttcaggtctaagagcaatatacattattatcattgtaagaatatcttatgacaatttcataacttactatgtagtattctcacagtgggtcaatccaatataaatattactcctaatatttatatctatgtatagacttgatatctcatatctatgacccatgagatgcggtcatcagtctacatacataatagtctcgacgctttattattatcctttattcatattaaagctttgactacggatacatttaagaatagcgttctataagataatgtaatctcatgattaagtcacacttaatatattattacacaaactatctattctaaggactttattaacattatctaaatataataaagagtgccatatattattcaataataaaagtcatgatacataagataggtttaacataaactattggcctatagggcttacaccaacaatctcccactagcaCTAGAGCCAATTAGGCATAAACCTAATACCCATTGATCTAGTATGACCATCATGCTTCTGCTGGGCAAGAGCTTTAGTAAGTGGATCGGCGACATTGTCCAATGTTGGTACTTTGCATATTTTAACATCTCCTCTTTCGATAATCTCTCGAATAAGATGATAACTCCTTTGTATGTGTTTGGATTTCTGGTGAGATCTAGGTTCTTTGGCTTGTGCGATTGCACCATTGTTATCACATAGTAATTCAATGGGATCCACAATACTTGGAACTATTCCAAGATCAGAAATGAATTTGTTAATCCAAACAGCTTCTTTTACGGCATTGGATGCAGCAATATACTCGGCTTCAGTTGTAGAATCAGCGACTGTTTCTTGCTTTGAACTTTTCCAGCTCACAGCACCGCCATTTAAGCAAAACACATATCCAGATTGCGATCTAAAGTCATCATGATCGGTCTGAAAACTAGCATCAGTGTAACCAATTACAGAGAGCTCTTCTTGACCTCCATAGACCAAGAAGGTATCCTTAGTTCTTCTCAAGTACTTAAGGATATTCTTGACAGCAATCCAATGATCGTTGCCAGGATTAGACTGGTATCTGCTCGTAGCACTTAAAGCATATGAGACATCTGGTcgagtgcatatcatagcatacaTGATAGAACCAATTGCTGAAGCATATGGGATATCACGCATTCGATCCCTTTCGTCATTAGTCGAAGGGGATTGATTCTTTGATAGATTTAATCCTGACGACATAGGAATGAATCCTTTCTTGGAATCATGCATATTGAACCGTCTCAGGACTTTGTCTATATATGTACCTCGACTTAAGCCAAGCAATCTTTGTGATCTATCTCTATAGATCCTGATTCCTAATATATAGGAGGCTTCACCTAAGTCTTTCATAGAAAAGCATTTCCCtaaccaagttttgatttcttgTAGTGTAGGGATGTCATTTCTGATTAATAATATGTCATCTACATATAAAATCAGAAATGAAACTATGCTCCCACTAACCTTCTTGTAAACACAAGgctcatcttcatttttaatgaaTCCATACTGTTGTACAGTTTCATCAAAGCGAAGATTCCAACTTCTAGAAGCTTGCTTCAATCCATAGATTGATCGCTGCAACTTGCATACCTTTTTGGTTGCTTTAGGATCGCCAAAACCTTCAGGTTGTGTCATGTACACGTCCTCAAGAAGATTTTCATTAAGGAAAGcagttttgacatccatttgccaGATTTCATAATCGTGGTATGCAGCGATGGCAACTAAGATCCGAATGGATTTAATCATTGCAACTGGTGAAAAGGTTTCATCATAGTCTACACCATGAATTTGTTTGAAGCCTTTAGCAACCAATCGCGCTTTGTAGGTACTAACCTTTCCATCcatgtcaattttctttttgaaaacccACTTGCATCCTATAGGATTAATTCCTTCAGGTGCATCAATCAAGttccaaacttgatttgtgTACATGGAATCCATTTCAGATTTCATGGCTTCAAGCCACTTCTCAGATTCGGGGCCAGTTATGGCCTCCGTTTAAGTCACAGGCTCATCTTGGTCCATGAGCAATACATCACCCTCTTGAGATATGAGATACCCATATCTTTTGAGTTCTTGACGTATCCTGCTAGACCTACGTGGTTCTTGTGTTACTGGGATAAGATTTTCTGTCATAATAGTTTAAGTATCCTGTCCTTGTTCCTCTACCGGTATTTCAGTACTCTGTGGGTCTTGAATTTCTTCAAGATTTACTTTGCTCCCACTGATTCTCCTGGAGACAAAATCCTTCTCAAGGAAGACTCCAGTTCTAGCAACAACAATTGTGCCTTCAGGTGGTTTGTAAAAGTAGTATCCTCTAGTTTCTTTAGGATATCCCacaaagaaacatttttcagatttttgttCAAGCTTAGTAGACATAAGTCGTTTTATATAAGATTCACAACCCCAAATCTtaaaatgtcccacattgggtTTTCGACCATTCCATATCTCATATGGTGTCTTTTCTACCGCTTTAGATGGAACTTGGTTAAGTGTGTAAGCTGCAGTTAATAAGGCGTACCCCCATAAGAAGTTTGGAAGTTCAGCATGACTCATCATAGATCGGACCATGTCTAACAAGGTTCGATTTCTCCTTTCAGATACACCGTTCCATTGCGGTGTTCCAGAAGGTGTGAGTTGGGACAGTATCCCACATTCTTTAAGATGATTGTCAAACTCTAAGCTCAAATATTCTCCACCTCGATCAGATCGaagcattttgattttcttgcctagttggttttctacttcattttgaaattctttgaagaaagtaaatgattcagatttatgtttcattagatACACATATCCAAATCTACTAAAGTCATCAGTGAATGTAATGAAGTAGTGAAAGCCTCCTCTAGCAGTTATGTTTAGGGGTCCACACACATCAGTATGTATGAGACCTAAAAGATCACTAGCCCTTTCACCTTGACCGGTAAATGGagcttttgtcatttttcccaATAAACAAGATCGACATGTTTCatatgattcaaaatcaaaagaatccAAAAATCCATCTTTATGGAGTTCGGAAATGCGATTCTCATTTATATGTCCTAAACGACAATGCCAAAGGTAAGTTGGATTCAACTCATTAGGTTTCAACCTTTTAGCATTAATGTTATAGATAGGCATATCGAGATCTAAGACATAAAGTCCATTACTCAAATTTGCGTTAGCATGAAGAATATTATCCAAATAAACGGAACAACATTTGTTCTTTATTGTAAATTCAAAACCAGCCTTGTccaaacaagaaattgaaataatattccTGCTAATGGCAGGTACATAATAGCagttttctaaattaagtaaaagaCCACTAGGTAAGGTCAATACATAAGTTCCAACAGCTAAAGCAGCAACCTTTGCTCCATTGCCAACTCTAAGATCGACCTCGCCTTTTGCCAATGCTCTACTCTTTCTCAGACCCTACACATCAGTACAAATATGAGAACCACATCCAGTATCTAATACTCATGATGTAGAAGTAGACATATTAATTTGTATAACAAAAATACCTGCAGAAGTAGTAGGAACATTTCCATTCTTCTTATCTTTCAGATACTTTGGACAGTTTCGCTTCCAATGCCCAGTGTTGTTGCAATAGAAGCACTTACCATCCTTAGCCACGCCTCCAGTAGGCTTCAAAGCTTTGGTTGATGGCTTGGCAATAGCTTTGCCTTTGCCATTTGCTTTAGACTTATTAGGCTTCTTATGGTGCTTTTTGAACTTGCCATTATTAACCATTAAAATGGCAGCAGCCTTTCCTTTTCCCTTCATGTTTTTCTCACTAGTTCTCAACATAGCTGCAAGCTGTGGTAGTGTCTTGTCCATATCATTCATTAGAAAGTTCTGGACAAAACCGTTGAAGCTTTCAGGCAACGATTGCAGCACAAGATCAACGACTAGCTCTTGTTCAAGGACAAATCCCAAACGAGCTAGGTTTTCAGAGTACCCAATCATTTTGAGCACATGAGGTCCTACGGGACCTCCCTCTGAAAGCTTGGTGGAAAACAGGGCTTTAAAGACATGAAACCTCTCATGCCTGGCTTGCTCTTCATAAAGAGTCTTCAGATGTTCGATCATATCGAACGCTGTCATCCCTTCATGCTGTTTTTGCAGCTCGGGAGTCATTGAAGCCAACATGATGCATGAAACTTCTACGGAATCATTGAGATGCTTGGTATGAGCATTTCTGAGAGCCGCAGAAGCTCTAGCAGGAGGTGCCTCAGGAATGGGTCCATCCAGCACATACAGCTTTTTTTCGTGGGTGAGGACAATCCTCATGTTACGGGACCAGTctataaaatttgtttcagtcaatttttccttttcgaTGAGGGATCGCAAAATGTTTGTGGAAACGTTATTAGCCATCTACAatttaaaatgtgcaaaataagtatcatgaaaatatatttaatttggtctttaattaaatacgctcccactattttactcaaatCAAATGACCTTCAAACATTTGACTCGGAAAATCCCGTTGGAATATTTTCTAGTGGATTGAAATCCTTATTTCACCTTGTTTTAAGTCAACGGGGGCTGTACTTAAAACTTAGCTATTTAGGTAGGAACATTTCCAATTGTATCCtatacaactttcaaatcaattGGCGGAATAACTCTTTATTCAATTCTATCATATAGAAGTCGTCCAATTATATcttctaaatttattctaatcttattaaaattaatttagttaagtttGACCCAAAAGAATAACACTTGGATAAATTGGATTACCGCaccgcaacttactagtatagaataTGCGCTTTACGGAGGCAAAACCCACATattcgatattagtcttgaagggtgttaaacttttggaaagctttaaacttaatatttaaattgaaggatttttattaaatttgatctCACCTCACCACGGCttatatatcacatatattcgcactccaatcaaaacatgcataacatttatacaaaataaaagtgaCATGATTATGGCCATCCTAACGTTATGACTCTCTCAAGCCAATGAGAGAATCTAAACTAATCCTAGAAACGACCTTGCTTCTCCAAGCTTGACTTCCAGGACAATTCTTACGTCTTGAGCCCTATTACCTCCTTTGTATTCTATTTACATTACATATGAAGAAAACTCGTTTTACATACGAGGGAGTGGATGAGAAGAGAATGTACAATAGAGATATAAGAGAAAGGTACGGCACGCAGGCCGTATTTTAAtatccaaaagaaataaaataaaaagactaaggccataatcattcacatgacaataataataacaaacacacttttattattattaattattccttataattaaataaattaaattaaaattcgacATGTGATCACCCTACGCAGATTAGCCGGGGGTTCCGCTGCCCGGTCAGCATGAACGATTCACTTTGAATTAGCACCGCATTTCGCATCAACATTTGATACGTTTCTGATTACCCTAATCGTTTCGGCAAACCCTAATTCTGTTACAACAATCTGATCTTTATTAAACTAGTACTCTGATTGTTTATTCACGTATCATGACCGAGTCTAGGATGCTTCACCAGAGTACACAAAATCGGTTACGAAGCTCCATACATCAGATcaattaacatgaaaaatatcATCTGACTTGTTTAAACTATGATCAAATCCAGTATATCATATATACCGTTGTTACACAGAATTTACCAATCATGCTTCTGTCAATATGTATGATCGAAAGGTTTGATGTTTCACCAGAAACGGTTTCTGAAACATCAAAACGGTTCGAAAAGCCATGCACATACACgtgattgatattattattaactgCGTTTTATGATCGATCAAAATCATGTTTCTGTCGATATGTATAATCGAAACGTCGATGTTTCACCAGAAACGGTTTCTGAAACATTGAATCAAATCGAAAACACATGCACAGAAAGCATAATATGATGCGAtgccaattttaattttctttattatttatgttcgttcaatatgtttaatcaaaattaaaacataaaacagTAACAAAGCAATCCGATTCAAGGTTTCGTaattggctctgataccactgaaggtaaatcgacataTACAAaataagcagcggaataaaattttcgatttactttccttggatcattacgaattggaacttgaaccagtgattcgattgttaccttgAACGATTAGTCTGAAACGATCGGTGGAATCTGCGAACtggaatcacgatcacagccaagcaaacagcagagcctctatcaagtccacacgaacagtgctcctccaaaacctcggtgctagccaagaagacggaagtcagagaacTAGGGTTTCTGCGAAGAATACGTAACcgcaaactattgcactagggttctatttatataactccttatgtgctttgcaagtcaaactcgtttttgacttcactaagcccaatacgagtttagcAAATTTTGCTAAACCATTAGCATTATTCactaagcgcaccctttatataagtcatacttatacatatctcttttgactgctctttgtgtgtgaccctttaggttctagtcacgttggcaatgatattaaatctaatatttaataccataaacaatgagcggtatctagcaacacatcattgctacccaagtgacaagaatgtcaagtgatctgacgaaacctttcatgataacaCATAggtgtataattactcctttgtcacaatatcttcattgatcccaaggcatagatagtgtcacccttgtatagatcaatgtttatttatcttgattccgaaatatactatttaacgaataagtccaatatcttatattgacttagttcggcatggccatgcatatttatagtcatatttcatcaagaggcctaaagatatatctcctgtttatgaggagggacaaatcccatctaggacactcatgaccctcagcatgattcatcaactgcccatcaaccaacgttattgttatccttttacagacaacgttagaatggcaacaaagcacttgagtccacatctagagatcatagtggtttcaggtctaagagcaatatacattattatcattgtaagaatatcttatgacaatttcataacttactatgtagtattctcacagtgggtcaatccaatataaatattactcctaatatttatatctatgtatagacttgatatctcatatctatgacccatgagatgcggtcatcagtctacatacataatagtctcgacgctttagtattatcctttattcatattaaagctttgactacggatacatttaagaatagcgttctataagataatgtaatctcatgattaagtcacacttaatatattattacacaaactatctattctaaggactttattaacattatctaaatataataaagagtgccatatattattcaataataaaagtcatgatacataagataggtttaacataaactattggcctctagggcttacaccaacaatctTCTGATCGCCCCTCACTATCCCGACTCGCCCATTGTCGAGTGGGTACTTCATCATGAAGTGTTTAGTGGAAACTAAAGCATCTAAAAGGTTGATGGAAGGACGCCTAATGATAGCGTTGTATGAACTGGGCGCGTTAATCACCAAATATCTAATCTTGATGGATTTATGTTGATCCCCTGTTCCGAAAGTGGTTTTCAAGGTGACATAACCACGAACGTGTACTCTCTCTCCAGTGAAACCTGACAAGGTTCCTTTGAAAGGTTGAAGTTGTTCCTCGCTTAACCCCATCTTGCTGAAAGCATCATAGTAAAGAACATCTACAGAGCTGCCAGTATCCACGACTACCCTCTTGATCTCCCAATTAAGAAGTTGGAAAGAAATAACCAAGGGATCATCATCATGAGGAATTACTTGTCCGAAATCTTcctgagaaaaataaatagttagcATTTTCTCTGAAACATGGGCGTCTCCTAAAAGCATTACTTGGCGGGTGTACTTCTTTCGGGAATTACTGGATTCCCCGCCTCCTGCAAAACCACCTGAGATGGTGTGGAGCATATGTTTGGGTTCGGCGGCGGGTTTATCGCGGGCTGTCTTCGGCCGATgcctctctccattgtttttggcGTAACCTCTCAATTTCCCGCTCTGGATAAGCTTCTCGATTTCCCTTTTTAAGTGAATGCACTCATCTGTGTCGTGGCCTAGCACCTGATGGTACTTGCACCAAGAATCTCTGTTGAGGCCCATGTACTTGGCACGAGGTTCTGCAGCTGGTGGGATTATTCTCGATTCGAGAACTTCCCTGAGAATCTTTTCAGGTTGGGTGTTCAGAGGGGTGAAGTGGTCGGGCAAGTATTGATGAGGACCCCTTTCGTGCGGCTTTTTGAATATTCCCCTATCCCTTGTTGGGGGAAGGTATTGATTTTTGCACTCTGATCCCGAACTTCCCCTTTCTTTAACATCTCTAGTCCTCTTCTCAGCGTTACTTTCTTCTCCCTTTACGTAACACTCAGCCCGGGCAATGATTTCTCCCATCGAATCGGCGGGCTTCTGGGCGAGTGATTCATTGAACTGTCCGACTTTTAACCCATTTTGAAAAGCTCCCACAAAGACTTCTTGGTTAGGATTAGATACTTCAATCGTGGAATCGTTAAAGCGGGCTAGGTATTCTCTCAACGATTCGTTCTGTCCCTGCCGGACGTTAAAAAGGCTGGTAGACGAGACCTTGCGATGGCGACTAGCGGAAAATTGTTAGGTGAGTTTCCTTACCATGTCTTGGTAACTGACGATAGAGAAGTGGGGTAGGCTCATATACCAACGTAGTGCTGCACCGGTGAAGGTTCCGGCCAACAACTTGCATTTGAGAGAGTCAGCGACGCAATACACTGACATCCTAGTGTTGAAGACAGTCACGTGCTCCACCGGATCGCCCTTCCCATCGAAAGAGGTTAGATGAGGCGGCTTAAAATTTTATGGGACCGGAGCATTCCATATCTCGGCGGGTAAAGGCTGGGGCTCTGGTTCATCAAGATCACCGTGGTGAAAGTCGGCTTTTTCctgatgttgtttttgttggatAGTTTCTACTAAAGTAAGGAGAGCTTTGTTTTGCTCGAGCAGTTGAGCGATTTGGGCTTTCATGACTTCGGCTTCGTCTGGAGTTGCCATGCGGTTTTTCACCCAGTCACACGTGAGGTGCGACTAGGGTTTGGTAAGGCTAAGCTTTGAAACTCGTGAATCGCAGTAGAAAGAACACGATTCAAAGTAGGAAAATCGGCTCGAATCGCCGGATTACTATTCGAGAAGAAAGTGGTCAAGGTTAGTTTTACCTTTTCCCACAGACGGCGCC belongs to Medicago truncatula cultivar Jemalong A17 chromosome 6, MtrunA17r5.0-ANR, whole genome shotgun sequence and includes:
- the LOC120576081 gene encoding secreted RxLR effector protein 161-like, producing MRDIPYASAIGSIMYAMICTRPDVSYALSATSRYQSNPGNDHWIAVKNILKYLRRTKDTFLVYGGQEELSVIGYTDASFQTDHDDFRSQSGYVFCLNGGAVSWKSSKQETVADSTTEAEYIAASNAVKEAVWINKFISDLGIVPSIVDPIELLCDNNGAIAQAKEPRSHQKSKHIQRSYHLIREIIERGDVKICKVPTLDNVADPLTKALAQQKHDGHTRSMGIRFMPNWL